The following are encoded together in the Monodelphis domestica isolate mMonDom1 chromosome 5, mMonDom1.pri, whole genome shotgun sequence genome:
- the CHRM2 gene encoding muscarinic acetylcholine receptor M2, which produces MNNSTSPNSTNNGMALPSPYKTVEVIFIVLVAGSLSLVTTIGNILVMVSIKVNRHLQTVNNYFLFSLACADLIIGAFSMNLYTLYTVIGYWPLGPVVCDLWLALDYVVSNASVMNLLIISFDRYFCVTKPLTYPVKRTTKMAGMMIAAAWVLSFVLWAPAILFWQFIVGVRTVKEGECYIQFFSNAAVTFGTAIAAFYLPVIIMSVLYWHISRASKSRIKKDKKEAVANQDPVSPSLVQGRIVKPNNNNIPSNDDGLEHNKIQNGKATRDAVTENCIQGEEKESSNDSTSVSAMASNIKEDEITREENTISTSQGHSKEENSKLTCIKIVTKTQKGDYCAPTNTTVEIVGPPGQNGDDKQNIVARKIVKMTKQPAKKKPPPSREKKVTRTILAILLAFIVTWTPYNVMVLINTFCATCVPNTVWTIGYWLCYINSTINPACYALCNATFKKTFKHLLMCNYKNIGATR; this is translated from the coding sequence ATGAATAACTCAACAAGCCCAAACTCCACTAACAATGGAATGGCTCTTCCAAGTCCATATAAAACAGTGGAAGTGATATTCATTGTATTGGTAGCAGGATCACTCAGTTTGGTCACCACCATTGGAAATATCCTTGTCATGGTCTCCATTAAAGTTAATCGTCACCTGCAGACTGTCAACAACTACTTTTTGTTCAGCTTGGCATGTGCTGACCTCATCATAGGAGCCTTTTCCATGAACTTATACACTCTCTACACTGTGATTGGCTACTGGCCTTTGGGGCCTGTGGTGTGTGACCTTTGGTTAGCCTTGGACTATGTTGTCAGCAATGCCTCTGTTATGAACCTACTCATTATCAGCTTTGACAGATATTTTTGTGTCACCAAACCACTAACCTATCCAGTCAAGAGGACCACCAAAATGGCAGGCATGATGATTGCAGCTGCCTGGGTCCTCTCTTTTGTACTGTGGGCACCTGCCATTCTCTTCTGGCAGTTCATTGTAGGGGTAAGGACCGTGAAGGAGGGAGAGTGCTACATTCAATTTTTCTCCAATGCTGCTGTCACTTTTGGCACAGCCATCGCCGCCTTCTACTTGCCTGTGATCATCATGTCAGTCTTATACTGGCACATATCCCGAGCCAGCAAGAGCCGgataaaaaaggacaaaaaagaagcTGTGGCAAACCAGGATCCAGTTTCTCCAAGTCTAGTCCAAGGCAGAATTGTGAagccaaacaacaacaatattccTAGCAATGATGATGGCCTGGAGCATAACAAAATCCAAAATGGAAAAGCTACCAGAGATGCAGTGACTGAAAACTGTATtcaaggggaagaaaaagagagttcTAATGATTCCACCTCTGTCAGTGCCATGGCTTCTAACATTAAAGAAGATGAGATAACCAGAGAGGAAAACACAATTTCCACCTCCCAGGGTCattccaaagaagaaaattccAAGCTGACCTGTATCAAAATTGTCACTAAGACCCAGAAAGGTGACTACTGTGCTCCCACTAATACCACTGTGGAGATTGTTGGTCCTCCAGGACAGAATGGGGATGATAAACAGAATATTGTTGCCCGCAAGATTGTGAAGATGACTAAGCAGCCTGCAAAAAAGAAACCTCCTCCATCCAGAGAAAAGAAGGTGACCAGGACTATCTTGGCTATCCTATTGGCTTTCATCGTTACTTGGACCCCATACAATGTCATGGTGCTTATAAACACCTTCTGTGCAACCTGTGTCCCCAATACAGTATGGACAATTGGCTACTGGCTCTGTTACATCAATAGCACCATCAACCCTGCTTGCTATGCATTATGCAATGCAACTTTCAAGAAAACCTTCAAACACCTTCTCATGTGTAATTACAAGAACATAGGAGCCACAAGGTAA